The following DNA comes from Nocardioides sp. JQ2195.
TGATCGAGGCCCCGAAGAAGAGCCCCGTCCTGCTGATCGTGGGCGGACTCGTCACCCTGGCCCTCGTCGTCGGCCTGGTCTACTTCGTCTTCCTGCGTGACGGCGAGGAGAACAAGACCGTCACCATCGGGGTCGTCGACTCCAGCGAGGCCTACTGGCAGACCTACGTCGACGAGGCCGAGGAGGAGGGCATCGACGTCGAGCTGGTCAACTTCACCGAGTACACCCAGCCCAACCCGGCGCTGACCAACCAGGACATCGACCTCAACGTCTTCCAGCACATCGTCTACCTGGCCGACTACAACGTCGCCAACGACGAGGACCTGACCCCGATCGGCTCCACCGCGATCTATCCGCTGGCGCTCTACTCGAAGACGTACGACGACGTCGAGGCGATCCCCGCCGGCGAGACCGTCGCCGTGCCGAACGACCCGAGCAACCAGGCGCGTGGCCTGCTGGTGCTGCAGTCGGCCGGGCTGATCAAGCTCAAGTCCGGTGGCTCGATCTTCTCCGACCTCTCGGACGTCGACGAGGCCGCCTCCAAGGTGAAGGTGAAGGCCCTGAGTGCCGAGCTGACCGTCACCTCGCTGGAGGACCTGGCCGCTGCCATCGTCAACAACGACTTCGTCGCCGACGCCGACCTCGACCCCGAGGACGCCATCGCCCACGACGATCCGTCCGACCCGAACGCGCTGCCCTACGTCAACGTCTTCGTCGCCCGTGCGGACGACGCCGACAACGCGACCTACCAGAAGCTCGTCGAGATCTTCCAGTCGAGCGACGAGGTCCAGGAGCAGCTGATCGAGGCCTCCGCCGGCACCGGCATCGCCGTCGACACCCCGGTCAAGGACCTCGAGACCTCGCTGGAGAAGGTCGAAGCCGACACCCGGGCCCAGAAGTAGCCGATGGCCCTCATCGAGATCCGCGCCGTGTCCCGGGAGTTCCCGGGACGCGGCCGGTCTGCGCCACCGGTCCACGCGCTCGACGGTGTCGACCTCGACATCGAGTCCGGCGAGATCGTCGGGATCGTGGGCTACTCCGGCGCCGGCAAGTCGACGCTGCTGCGGCTGATCAATGCCCTCGACCAGCCGACCTCGGGCTCCGTCGTCGTCGACGGCCACGAGGTCAGCTCCTTGCGCGAGAAGCAGCTGCTGCCGGTGCGCGCCGAGATCGGGATGATCTTCCAGCAGTTCAACCTGCTCTCCAGCCGCACGGTGTGGGGCAACGTCGCCTATCCCCTGCAGGTGGCCGGCGTTCCCAAGGCGGAGCACCAGCGGCGCATCTCGGACCTGCTCCACTTCGTGGGCCTGGCCGACAAGGCGCATGCCTACCCCAACGAGCTGTCCGGTGGGCAGAAGCAGCGCGTCGGCATCGCCCGCGCCCTGGCCACCAACCCGAAGATCCTGCTGGCCGACGAGCCGACCAGTGCACTCGACCCACAGACCACAGACGAGGTGCTGGCCCTGCTGCGCCGGGTCAACGAGGAGTTCGGCATCACCATCGTGCTGATCACCCACGAGATGGAGGTGGTCCGCACTCTCGCCCAGCGGGTGGCGGTGATGGAGAAGGGCAAGATCGTCGAGCAGGGCCCCGTCTTCGACCTCTTCGCCGACCCGCAGCACCCCGCGACCAAGCGGTTCGTCAGCACACTGGTGGAGCAGGGTCCCCCGGAGCACACACGGGAACGGCTGCGCCAGCGCCACGAGGGCCGATTCGTGACCCTGTCGCTGCGCGACGAGTCGGTGACTCCCTCCGACGTGTTCGCCCAGTTCATCGAGCGAGGGGTGCGCTTCGAGCTGATCCACGGCGGCGTCGAGGACGTCAACGGCCGCACGTTCGGCCACCTGACCCTGGCGCTCACCGGTGACGAGGCCCGGGTGGACGAGGCGGTCGCC
Coding sequences within:
- a CDS encoding MetQ/NlpA family ABC transporter substrate-binding protein — translated: MSTPEAPLIEAPKKSPVLLIVGGLVTLALVVGLVYFVFLRDGEENKTVTIGVVDSSEAYWQTYVDEAEEEGIDVELVNFTEYTQPNPALTNQDIDLNVFQHIVYLADYNVANDEDLTPIGSTAIYPLALYSKTYDDVEAIPAGETVAVPNDPSNQARGLLVLQSAGLIKLKSGGSIFSDLSDVDEAASKVKVKALSAELTVTSLEDLAAAIVNNDFVADADLDPEDAIAHDDPSDPNALPYVNVFVARADDADNATYQKLVEIFQSSDEVQEQLIEASAGTGIAVDTPVKDLETSLEKVEADTRAQK
- a CDS encoding methionine ABC transporter ATP-binding protein, with product MALIEIRAVSREFPGRGRSAPPVHALDGVDLDIESGEIVGIVGYSGAGKSTLLRLINALDQPTSGSVVVDGHEVSSLREKQLLPVRAEIGMIFQQFNLLSSRTVWGNVAYPLQVAGVPKAEHQRRISDLLHFVGLADKAHAYPNELSGGQKQRVGIARALATNPKILLADEPTSALDPQTTDEVLALLRRVNEEFGITIVLITHEMEVVRTLAQRVAVMEKGKIVEQGPVFDLFADPQHPATKRFVSTLVEQGPPEHTRERLRQRHEGRFVTLSLRDESVTPSDVFAQFIERGVRFELIHGGVEDVNGRTFGHLTLALTGDEARVDEAVAAVSAMVETTEVP